The following coding sequences are from one Salvia hispanica cultivar TCC Black 2014 chromosome 3, UniMelb_Shisp_WGS_1.0, whole genome shotgun sequence window:
- the LOC125215367 gene encoding protein CHAPERONE-LIKE PROTEIN OF POR1, chloroplastic-like has protein sequence MAAALLSAPTLKSPFLGRRLSIRGHSSRSKPDCFGYISPKCAVDTPYEGSILKFPRAHVWDPYKRLGVSTDASEEEVWSARNFLLDQYANHERSFESIEAAFERLLMTSFKNRKKMKINLKSRLKKKVEESPPWVKNLVSFVEIPPPVIILRRLFLFGFMACWSVLNSAEAGPAFQVALSLGACIYFLNDKNKSLPRAAIIGFGALVAGWLCGSVTVPLIPSFLLQPTWTLELLTSLVVYVFLFLACSFLK, from the exons ATGGCGGCAGCTCTCCTCTCAGCCCCTACCCTCAAAAGCCCTTTCCTTGGCCGTCGTCT TTCAATTAGAGGCCATTCGAGTAGAAGTAAGCCGGACTGCTTTGGATATATCTCCCCAAAATGCGCGGTGGATACGCCTTATGAGG GTAGCATTTTGAAATTCCCTCGGGCACATGTCTGGGATCCTTATAAGCGGCTAGGGGTAAGTACTGATGCTTCTGAAGAAGAAGTTTGGAGTGCTCGGAACTTTTTACTGGACCAATATGCCAATCATGAAAGAAGTTTTGAATCTATAGAAGCTGCTTTCGAGAGACTACTGATGACCAGCTTCAAGAAcaggaagaaaatgaagattaaCTTGAAAAGCAGGCTAAAGAAGAAGGTTGAGGAATCTCCGCCATGGGTGAAGAACTTGGTCAGCTTTGTTGAGATTCCTCCCCCTGTGATCATTTTGAGACGGTTGTTCTTGTTCGGTTTCATGGCATGCTGGAGCGTGCTGAACTCTGCTGAAGCGGGACCCGCATTCCAG GTGGCGTTGTCTCTTGGAGCTTGCATTTACTTCCTTAATGACAAGAACAAGAGCTTGCCTAGAGCTGCCATTATAGG ATTTGGAGCTCTTGTGGCTGGGTGGCTTTGCGGTTCTGTGACGGTTCCACTCATTCCTTCATTTTTGTTGCAGCCGACTTGGACTCTTGAGCTTCTTACGTCGTTGGTAGTATATGTATTCTTGTTTCTAGCTTGTAGTTTCCTCAAGTGA
- the LOC125211830 gene encoding mRNA cap guanine-N7 methyltransferase 2: MLSSFPPPRPTDSIHHRLIHFVKAALINIFVSPYATVCDLYCGKVPDEEKLDEAQIGHYIGIDVATSGVNEVREAWESRRKAYTSEFLEFDPCIEDVCLHWKDKENKADIVFCMEHLPLCVENEEKVRRLLHNVSSLLKPGGYFLGITPDSSTIWAKYQKNVEAYHNKAVGLKPNIFPNCIRSESYMITFEVEEEKFPFFGKKYQLKFSGDMSAETHCLVHFPSLIRLARDAGLEYVEIQNLTEFYEDYRAQLAGMLMDAGHNIVDQRGRLLQRSYDVLGLYTTFIFRKPDPDITPPLMTPLLEDGNYNHDEVPLAAQSEWQAAVWRDEEKIVPPESSSGPGKISEQKGILGPGPAELRFPEAI; this comes from the exons ATGCTGAGTTCATTCCCTCCTCCGCGCCCCACCGACTCAATCCACCACCGTCTAATTCACTTCGTCAAAGCTGCTCTCATCAACATCTTCGTCTCCCCTTACGCTACC GTTTGTGATTTGTACTGTGGCAAAGTGCCCGATGAGGAAAAGTTGGATGAAGCTCAGATTGGTCACTACATTGGCATTG ATGTTGCTACATCTGGGGTGAATGAAGTGAGGGAGGCATGGGAGAGTCGACGGAAGGCTTACACTTCTGAGTTTCTTGAGTTTGATCCTTGCATT GAAGATGTGTGCTTGCATTGGAAAGACAAGGAGAACAAGGCTGATATTGTTTTCTGCATGGAACATTTGCCG TTGTGTGTGGAGAATGAGGAGAAAGTGAGGAGATTGTTGCACAATGTCTCGTCTTTGCTGAAGCCGGGAGGTTATTTTCTTGGTATTACTCCCGACTCATCTACTATATG GGCTAAGTACCAGAAAAATGTGGAAGCTTACCACAATAAAGCTGTTGGACTGAAGCCCAACATATTTCCAAATTGTATTAGGTCTGAGAGCTACATGATTACCTTTGAAGTTGAGGAGGAGAA GTTCCCATTTTTTGGAAAGAAGTACCAGCTGAAATTTTCTGGTGACATGTCTGCTGAAACTCATTGCCTAGTCCACTTCCCAAGCCTGATCAG GTTGGCAAGAGATGCTGGTCTTGAGTATGTTGAGATACAAAATCTTACTGAATTTTATGAGGACTACAG AGCACAATTAGCAGGAATGCTCATGGACGCTGGCCATAATATTGTTGATCAAAGAGGACGGCTTCTTCAGAGATCATATGATGTCTTAG GTCTATACACCACATTCATCTTTCGGAAGCCAGATCCAGATATCACCCCTCCTCTCATGACCCCATTATTGGAAGATGGAAACTACAATCACGATGAG GTTCCTCTGGCGGCACAGAGCGAATGGCAAGCAGCTGTCTGGAGAGACGAGGAAAAGATTGTCCCTCCTGAGTCGAGTTCAGGACCGGGTAAGATAAGCGAGCAGAAAGGCATACTAGGTCCTGGTCCAGCAGAACTGCGATTTCCAGAAGCTATTTGA
- the LOC125213680 gene encoding uncharacterized protein HI_0077, with protein sequence MGSGGGIAEATLVEEALRVLNTADPFEKARLGDEIATKWLKGDIEVAYDASKEIQVPDRPARGANVKLVSPSEMPKLGKAGSLQSRKALVHSLVHTESWAIDLSWDIIARFGKQEAMPRDFFTDFVKVAQDEGRHFTLLAERLKELGSFYGALPAHDGLWDSAAATSNDLLARLAIEHCVHEARGLDVVPTTISRFRKGGDEKTAELLETVIYPEEITHCAAGVKWFKFLILRKGSKEDDDSSESAFEGDEADERVDTEVIPKFHEIVRAFFRGPLKPPFNEVARKAAGFGPQWYQPLAVKD encoded by the exons atgggcagcggcggcggcatTGCGGAGGCGACTCTGGTGGAGGAGGCGCTGAGAGTGCTGAACACGGCGGATCCCTTTGAGAAAGCTCGGCTCGGCGATGAAATCGCCACCAAATGGCTGAAAGGAGACATTGAAGTCGCGTATGATGCTTCCAAGGAGATCCAAGTGCCCGATCGCCCTGCCCGAGGCGCAAAT GTGAAGCTGGTTTCGCCTAGTGAGATGCCGAAGCTGGGAAAGGCGGGGAGTCTGCAGAGTAGAAAGGCTCTTGtgcatagcctcgttcatacTGAGAGCTGGGCTATTGACTTGTCTTGG GACATAATTGCTCGATTTGGTAAGCAAGAGGCAATGCCAAGAGATTTTTTCACAGATTTTGTGAAAGTGGCACAAGATGAAGGTCGGCACTTCACCTTGCTTGCAGAGAGATTGAAAGAACTTGGATCTTTTTATGGAGCATTGCCTGCTCATGACGGTCTCTGGGATTCAGCTGCTGCTACTTCCAACGACCTGTTAGCACGTTTAGCAATCGAGCATTGTGTTCACGAG gCCCGAGGGCTGGACGTTGTGCCAACAACGATATCACGTTTCCGCAAAGGAGGCGATGAAAAGACAGCCGAGTTGCTGGAGACGGTGATCTATCCAGAAGAGATAACTCACTGTGCTGCTGGAGTGAAGTGGTTCAAGTTTCTGATTCTCCGCAAAGGATCAAAAGAAGACGATGACTCCAGTGAATCTGCATTCGAAGGAGATGAAGCTGATGAGCGCGTAGATACTGAAGTGATCCCAAAGTTCCATGAAATAGTGAGGGCTTTCTTCAGAGGGCCGCTCAAGCCACCGTTCAACGAGGTAGCAAGAAAGGCTGCTGGATTTGGACCTCAGTGGTACCAACCTCTTGCTGTCAAAGACtag